Proteins encoded within one genomic window of Couchioplanes caeruleus:
- a CDS encoding EAL domain-containing protein — MTVAQLPSPANRAVREVLYRSAVETAFQPIVQLEDGMVNGYEALARFDRRHFANPAEAFAAADAAGLGVELEILAIERSLLRLGDVPDGVWLSLNASVEALLTPRTITMLLAHAHRRIAVELTEHTQVTDYTALREVMDLLRAAGILIAVDDAGAGFANLSQILQIQPDVIKLDISLTRGIDQDPVRIALARALVTFAESIGAMLVAEGIETYAEHAQLLELGVRHGQGYYIAKPGPLPRRHIEPLL, encoded by the coding sequence ATGACCGTCGCGCAGCTCCCCTCGCCCGCCAACCGGGCCGTTCGCGAAGTGCTCTACCGCAGCGCGGTCGAGACCGCCTTCCAGCCGATCGTGCAGCTGGAAGACGGGATGGTCAACGGCTACGAGGCGCTGGCCCGGTTCGACCGCCGGCACTTCGCGAACCCGGCGGAGGCGTTCGCCGCCGCGGACGCGGCCGGTCTGGGGGTGGAGCTGGAGATCCTGGCGATCGAGCGGTCCCTGCTGCGCCTCGGCGACGTGCCGGACGGCGTGTGGCTCAGCCTGAACGCGTCGGTGGAGGCGCTGCTGACGCCGCGGACCATCACCATGCTGCTGGCGCACGCGCACCGCCGCATCGCGGTGGAGCTGACCGAGCACACCCAGGTCACCGACTACACGGCGCTGCGCGAGGTCATGGACCTGCTCCGGGCGGCCGGGATTTTGATCGCGGTGGACGACGCCGGCGCCGGCTTCGCCAACCTGAGCCAGATCCTGCAGATCCAGCCCGACGTCATCAAGCTCGACATCTCGCTGACCCGCGGCATCGACCAGGACCCGGTCCGGATCGCCCTCGCCCGCGCGCTGGTCACCTTCGCCGAGAGCATCGGCGCCATGCTGGTCGCCGAGGGCATCGAGACGTACGCGGAGCACGCCCAGTTGCTGGAACTGGGCGTACGCCACGGCCAGGGCTACTACATCGCCAAGCCGGGCCCGCTGCCCCGACGCCACATCGAGCCCCTGCTGTAA
- a CDS encoding EAL and HDOD domain-containing protein translates to MDKRQEFTQPGTRQVHIGRQPIFDAHGDIAGYELLFRGNTSAVEADRRDAYATSHVLVNAFTEFGLDEIVGDRMCFINMTREFLTGELILPFGPESVVLEVLETIEVDDAVVAGVSNLVAAGYPIALDDFVWGSGHERLLPLASYVKLDLPSCDPERLEEQLAFFRGFPGIEIVAEGLETLDHLALCDRYGIELRQGYVLSRPQVMTAACIPPFKSRRVELLAALDAADVDIDRIVEIVSSDPALTMRVLRASNSAAVGSIRRVSSIRQAVMLLGLGHIRRWAMLMTVDDVAEETEVQLTNALTRARLCHNLAARFDTDPDAAFVAGLITAVAQLLGITPASLVSHLPLTADIGAALTRGTGPLGRMLRVVDAYERGDMVMMGFNRGGNDLTGAVMDAMRWSAQTVAATHDDTRHEELTRSFAFR, encoded by the coding sequence ATGGACAAGCGGCAGGAGTTCACTCAGCCGGGCACCCGCCAGGTGCACATCGGGCGGCAGCCGATCTTCGACGCGCACGGTGACATCGCGGGCTACGAGCTGCTGTTCCGCGGCAACACCAGCGCCGTCGAGGCCGACCGGCGGGACGCGTACGCGACGAGCCACGTCCTCGTCAACGCGTTCACCGAGTTCGGGCTCGACGAGATCGTCGGCGACCGCATGTGCTTCATCAACATGACGCGCGAGTTCCTCACCGGCGAGCTCATCCTCCCGTTCGGCCCGGAGAGCGTCGTCCTCGAGGTGCTCGAGACGATCGAGGTCGACGATGCCGTGGTGGCGGGTGTGTCGAACCTCGTCGCCGCCGGCTACCCCATCGCGCTGGACGACTTCGTCTGGGGATCTGGGCACGAGCGGCTGCTGCCGCTGGCCTCGTACGTGAAGCTGGACCTGCCGAGCTGCGACCCGGAGCGCCTGGAGGAGCAGCTCGCCTTCTTCCGCGGCTTCCCCGGCATCGAGATCGTCGCCGAGGGTCTGGAGACGCTGGACCACCTGGCCCTGTGCGACCGGTACGGCATCGAGCTGCGCCAGGGCTACGTGCTCAGCCGCCCTCAGGTGATGACCGCCGCCTGCATCCCTCCGTTCAAGTCGCGCCGGGTGGAGCTGCTCGCCGCGCTGGACGCGGCCGACGTCGACATCGACCGGATCGTGGAGATCGTCTCGAGCGACCCGGCGCTGACCATGCGGGTGCTGCGGGCCAGCAACAGCGCCGCCGTGGGCTCGATCCGCCGGGTGTCGTCGATCCGCCAGGCCGTGATGCTGCTGGGCCTGGGCCACATCCGCCGCTGGGCGATGCTCATGACGGTCGACGACGTGGCCGAGGAGACCGAGGTCCAACTGACCAACGCGCTGACCCGGGCCCGGCTGTGCCACAACCTGGCGGCGCGGTTCGACACCGACCCGGACGCGGCGTTCGTGGCCGGGCTCATCACCGCGGTCGCCCAGCTCCTCGGCATCACCCCGGCATCGCTGGTGAGCCACCTGCCCTTGACCGCGGACATCGGCGCGGCCCTGACCCGCGGCACCGGCCCGCTCGGCCGGATGCTGCGGGTGGTCGACGCGTACGAGCGCGGCGACATGGTCATGATGGGCTTCAACCGCGGCGGCAACGACCTCACCGGCGCCGTCATGGACGCGATGCGCTGGTCGGCCCAGACCGTCGCCGCCACGCACGACGACACCCGCCACGAGGAACTCACCCGAAGCTTTGCCTTTCGCTGA
- a CDS encoding DUF6345 domain-containing protein: MGSKTQTPRRRRRATAALLTAAVVAPLGVSAIAAPAGAAAATGADTAATLPVFAVRSSGLTAAQASGLGKALGIRLARGEDGSVRYAAEQSFLAVPTKTAGRPGKDEDGQPTTTTVLDVAALRRLRTIGSSDALRRAAQALATAKLTPRGAKASARNTTITAVDRRGQTTVSAALDTSVSYSFTLAGLPYEGPGAKIRIAFDGKGKATALSYSTRTVAQTGSVAVVDAAGAQSRCAEAMAGRVRIASATPVYWAPALSAGVRTIEPSLRCSGFHADGSRAQIVVVPAALDAQLPEMPPPPAPRPGPDRVTARAYGRADVGSEGTGPCSGLPHTGTNLASFNGQFSSRGIPVEFSWTDQNAWEQDFKDPAFGGDDSDWTDHVDMTYWQGHGSPTGFSFSGCSSNDDTFLSNTDARWGNGDVEWMSLFTCLVLASDSGGQRWWQRWGPAFAGLHQINSFHTVSYHSASHGGTYANYMLRTPFLWWNKPMPVRSAWAQASIDDQPASVVWASMGPIGPGGAVSMNDYFWGKGAVSPDVPAAAVTGYWYISGGS, from the coding sequence ATGGGGAGCAAGACGCAGACACCGAGACGCCGGCGACGGGCGACCGCCGCCCTGCTCACGGCGGCGGTCGTCGCGCCGCTGGGCGTGAGCGCGATCGCCGCCCCGGCGGGAGCGGCCGCGGCGACGGGAGCGGACACGGCGGCGACGCTGCCGGTCTTCGCCGTACGCTCGAGCGGCCTGACCGCGGCGCAGGCCTCAGGGCTGGGCAAGGCCCTGGGGATCCGCCTCGCGCGCGGCGAGGACGGCAGTGTCCGTTACGCCGCCGAGCAGTCGTTCCTGGCCGTGCCGACCAAGACGGCGGGCCGGCCCGGCAAGGACGAGGACGGGCAGCCGACCACCACCACGGTGCTCGACGTCGCCGCACTCAGGCGCCTGCGCACCATCGGCTCGAGTGACGCGCTGCGGCGGGCGGCCCAGGCCCTGGCGACGGCGAAACTCACGCCGCGAGGCGCGAAGGCGAGCGCACGAAACACCACGATCACCGCGGTCGACCGCCGGGGACAGACGACCGTGTCGGCCGCGCTGGACACCAGCGTCTCCTATTCCTTCACCCTCGCCGGGCTGCCGTACGAGGGACCCGGTGCCAAGATCCGGATCGCGTTCGACGGCAAGGGTAAGGCCACGGCCCTGTCCTACAGCACCCGTACGGTGGCGCAGACGGGCTCGGTCGCGGTCGTCGACGCCGCCGGGGCACAGTCCCGCTGCGCCGAGGCGATGGCCGGCAGGGTACGGATCGCCTCTGCCACCCCGGTCTACTGGGCGCCGGCGCTGTCGGCGGGCGTGCGCACCATCGAGCCGAGCCTGCGCTGCTCCGGCTTCCACGCCGACGGCAGCCGCGCCCAGATCGTCGTCGTGCCGGCCGCGCTGGACGCGCAGCTCCCGGAGATGCCCCCGCCGCCCGCACCGCGCCCCGGTCCCGACCGGGTGACCGCCCGCGCGTACGGCCGGGCCGACGTCGGCAGCGAGGGCACCGGGCCGTGCTCCGGGCTGCCGCACACCGGCACCAACCTCGCCTCGTTCAACGGCCAGTTCTCCTCCCGCGGCATTCCGGTCGAGTTCAGTTGGACCGATCAGAACGCCTGGGAGCAGGACTTCAAGGATCCGGCGTTCGGCGGTGACGACAGCGACTGGACCGACCACGTCGACATGACCTACTGGCAGGGCCACGGGTCGCCCACCGGGTTCAGCTTCTCGGGGTGCAGCAGCAACGACGACACGTTCCTGTCGAACACCGACGCGCGCTGGGGCAACGGCGACGTCGAGTGGATGAGCCTGTTCACCTGTCTGGTGCTCGCCAGTGACTCGGGCGGCCAGCGGTGGTGGCAGCGCTGGGGTCCCGCGTTCGCCGGCCTGCACCAGATCAACAGCTTCCACACGGTGTCGTACCACAGCGCCTCGCACGGCGGCACGTACGCGAACTACATGCTGCGGACGCCGTTCCTGTGGTGGAACAAGCCGATGCCGGTGCGCAGCGCCTGGGCGCAGGCGTCGATCGACGACCAGCCCGCCTCGGTGGTCTGGGCCAGCATGGGCCCGATCGGGCCCGGCGGCGCGGTCAGCATGAACGACTACTTCTGGGGCAAGGGCGCGGTCAGCCCGGACGTGCCCGCCGCGGCGGTGACCGGCTACTGGTACATCTCCGGCGGTTCCTGA
- a CDS encoding G5 domain-containing protein has translation MNPTGAWSRLKPLQKGGLIAAALVVPLGGAFAVGGASSGDDAANPAWQNGERVPASSAPSSPPAPTGDGKRTVTETKPVKFKTRTIKDNWLAEGEKELRSEGIDGEQTLTYEVVYADGREKSRKLVKSEVTRKPVDQVTAVGTSQPEQ, from the coding sequence ATGAACCCGACGGGCGCGTGGTCGCGCTTGAAGCCCCTGCAGAAAGGCGGCCTGATCGCAGCCGCGCTGGTCGTGCCCCTCGGTGGCGCCTTCGCCGTCGGCGGCGCCTCCTCCGGCGATGACGCGGCGAATCCGGCCTGGCAGAACGGCGAACGCGTGCCCGCGTCGTCGGCGCCGAGCAGCCCGCCGGCGCCGACCGGGGACGGGAAGCGCACGGTCACCGAGACCAAGCCGGTCAAGTTCAAGACCCGCACGATCAAGGACAACTGGCTGGCCGAGGGCGAGAAGGAGCTGCGCTCCGAGGGCATCGACGGCGAGCAGACCCTGACGTACGAGGTCGTCTACGCCGACGGGCGGGAGAAGTCCCGCAAGCTGGTCAAGTCCGAGGTGACCCGCAAGCCGGTCGACCAGGTGACCGCGGTGGGGACGTCCCAGCCCGAGCAGTGA
- a CDS encoding glycosyltransferase, whose protein sequence is MTYSNLLAVPPVVVAGPARDLSPMPWPYRVAAVELSVVVPFHRTGPRLQEALKRISDALNSQGIAFEMIALSARPGAGSSPELDRMPHTRVVTSGSIEDKGAALHLGFAMARGAWICFVDIDEDAEIDGYELIEHFHRAREKNL, encoded by the coding sequence ATGACCTACTCGAACCTCCTCGCCGTTCCGCCCGTGGTCGTCGCCGGACCCGCCCGTGACCTCTCCCCGATGCCGTGGCCGTACCGCGTGGCCGCCGTCGAGCTCAGCGTCGTCGTTCCCTTCCACCGCACGGGCCCCCGGCTCCAGGAAGCCCTGAAGCGGATCAGCGACGCCCTCAACTCCCAGGGAATCGCCTTCGAGATGATCGCCCTGTCCGCCCGTCCCGGCGCCGGATCCTCCCCGGAGCTGGACCGTATGCCCCACACCCGCGTCGTCACCTCGGGCTCGATCGAGGACAAGGGCGCGGCCCTGCACCTCGGCTTCGCCATGGCCCGCGGCGCCTGGATCTGCTTCGTCGACATCGACGAGGACGCCGAGATCGACGGATACGAGCTGATCGAGCACTTCCACCGGGCCCGCGAGAAGAACCTCTGA
- a CDS encoding class I SAM-dependent methyltransferase produces MRSGGLYDQLVGEAAAVPVTGWEFAWLDGRAVGSDPSWSYPALARPPVRRAGSMLDLDTGGGELLAELAPLPAHTVAVESWTPNVPVARDRLAPFGVSVVTELPGGEEEFDVVLSRHGRLPAEDIARLLRPGGTVLTQQVGSDDLADLNAELGAPPPYLQTWTAATAVAALEGAGLEVTDVREERPPLTFHDVGAIVWHLRVVPWQVRDFSPERYDRALRRIDARIRADGHYTVTAHRFFVQASRS; encoded by the coding sequence ATGCGTTCCGGAGGGCTCTATGACCAGCTCGTGGGTGAGGCCGCCGCCGTGCCCGTCACGGGCTGGGAGTTCGCCTGGCTCGACGGGCGCGCGGTCGGCTCCGACCCGTCGTGGTCGTACCCGGCGCTGGCCCGGCCGCCGGTGCGCCGGGCCGGCAGCATGCTGGACCTCGACACGGGCGGTGGGGAGCTGCTCGCGGAGCTGGCGCCGTTGCCGGCGCACACCGTCGCGGTGGAGAGCTGGACGCCGAACGTTCCCGTGGCTCGCGACCGGCTCGCGCCGTTCGGCGTCTCGGTGGTCACCGAGCTGCCCGGCGGCGAGGAGGAGTTCGACGTCGTGCTGAGCCGGCACGGGCGGCTGCCGGCCGAGGACATCGCCCGGCTGCTGAGGCCGGGTGGCACTGTGCTGACGCAGCAGGTGGGCAGCGACGACCTGGCGGATCTGAACGCGGAGCTGGGCGCGCCCCCGCCGTACCTGCAGACGTGGACGGCGGCGACGGCGGTCGCGGCCCTCGAGGGGGCTGGGCTCGAGGTGACCGACGTCCGCGAGGAGCGCCCGCCGCTGACCTTCCACGACGTCGGCGCGATCGTGTGGCACTTGCGCGTGGTGCCGTGGCAGGTGCGCGACTTCAGCCCGGAGCGGTACGACCGGGCGCTGCGCCGGATCGACGCGAGGATCCGTGCGGACGGGCACTACACGGTGACCGCCCACCGCTTCTTCGTCCAGGCCTCGCGTTCCTGA
- a CDS encoding cysteine hydrolase family protein — MTTLPDRPNTALVVIDVQKGVVGQAHDRDKVVANIAALVEKARAAGTEIVWVQHNSDQLPRDSDNWQYVPELVRRDPEPVVHKTYGDSFEETDLESVLADRGIGRLIVAGAQTDECIRSTLHGALTRGYDVTLVADAHTTEDLSEYGAPTPDKVIAHTNLYWKYHKAPGRTAGTVDTAEMDFAAASPA; from the coding sequence ATGACCACGCTTCCCGACCGTCCGAACACCGCCCTCGTCGTCATCGACGTGCAGAAGGGCGTCGTCGGCCAGGCCCACGACCGCGACAAGGTCGTCGCCAACATCGCCGCCCTCGTGGAGAAGGCCCGTGCCGCCGGCACCGAGATCGTCTGGGTCCAGCACAACAGCGACCAACTCCCCCGCGACAGCGACAACTGGCAATATGTGCCGGAGCTGGTGCGCCGTGATCCCGAGCCGGTCGTGCACAAGACCTACGGTGACTCTTTCGAGGAGACCGACCTGGAGTCGGTGCTCGCCGACCGCGGCATCGGCCGCCTGATCGTGGCGGGCGCCCAGACCGACGAGTGCATCCGGTCGACGCTGCACGGCGCGCTCACCCGCGGCTACGACGTGACGCTGGTCGCCGACGCCCACACGACCGAGGACCTCTCCGAGTACGGCGCCCCGACGCCGGACAAGGTCATCGCCCACACCAACCTCTACTGGAAGTACCACAAGGCCCCCGGCCGGACGGCGGGCACGGTGGACACCGCGGAGATGGACTTCGCCGCGGCATCCCCGGCCTGA